The sequence GAGGCTCTTCTTCTTACGCCACCTCGTAAAATGAGCCTGGAACAAGCCATTGCTTATATTGAGGAAGATGAATTGGTTGAAGTTACACCTTCTGCCATTCGTCTCAGAAAACGCTATCTTGACCCGCATGAACGTAAGCGGGCAGCCCGTAGCAAAGAAGCTTAAGATACTTCAAGAAAAGGGCCGGGTTTACCGGCCCTTTTTTTGTTCCCCGGTGGTTAAAGGGGGCTGGTAAGCAAAAATTTTAATGAGATAACAATTATCGTTACTTAGAACTTGTCTAAGAAAAAGTGCGAGAGGGGCATATAAAGTCTCTCTCACAATTTTCTGCAATGCATCTTCTTTCAGATAGGTATATGACTAAATAAAGGAATTTTTCCCTTATTATACAAAGGACATGATCCATGGCGATGAAAAATTTATATGCCACAATGCGCGCTCTTCCTGATTGTCGTGAAAAACTCCGCACACTTCTTACTGGTCTTGCTCATAATGTGCGTAACGAGCCTGGTAATGTCCGGTTCGTGGTTTACACCCTGGCGGAAGACCCAGATTTATTTCATGTAGAAGAAACATATAAGGATGAGGACGCTTTTCGTGCTCATATGGCGACAGAGCATGGAAAAATCTTTAATAATGCTATTAAAACACTCGTCGAAAATGGTGGCTCTAAAGTCGTATTTCTTGACTTGGTGATTTAAAAAAGCCTGTCTTTTGATTCTGCGGTGAGGCCTTCTTGGCTCAAAAAAAATTCCGAGAGGCTCTTATGAAGAGCTAGTGAATGAAATATCGAATAGGAGTCATCGCTTCAAAAGAGGATTCAATCTTTCCATATTACTCCGGTCACATTCGCATTTTATCTTTAAATTCAAGGGCGACTCGTAAGCGAGGCTTATGGGCACGCTCTTGTTCCTATTTATGCAACAATTTGTATAAGTAACAGAAAGCAGGGCGCTGCTTTTTCGCTATCTTTGCTTTTTAGAAAGGCTTGGGACCTTAACAAGCTTTATTTTGCTATTCTGATAATTATGCTTGTGCGTAATCAATAGTGCCACAAAAAGGCCGGGGCCAGAAAATTCTGGCCCCGGTCATCACTGTTAATTACAGCCTCGTTCAGCTCTGGACAAAGACATTATATCGGCTTGCTCATAAGTTTGGAGAACTAACCCTGATGGTTTCCCTTATTTCTTATGAAGGTTTACCGCGGCTTGTGGAATGCTCAAAACGCAAGGCGGTTTCAGGGTAGGCGATGGGATAAGCGGCATGAGCCGCCATAGCGCCCTCTGAAAAACCTTGTAAGATAAGTTTTAATTTTCCAGGATAAGAGGCAACATCACCAATGGCAAAAATACCTGGTGTGCTTGTTTCTAAAGTAGCTGGGTTTACCATTACCGTACTGCGATGGGTTTGTATGCCCCATGTTGCAATAGGACCTAAATCAGTAGACAGCCCATAAAAAGCGAGTAGATGATCGACCTCTAAGTGACGGATTTCATCTTCGAGGGAAATAACATCAACTCCCGATAAAAGGCCATTTTGTCCTTTTAGGGCGTGAAGCTGATAGGGAACAATTTTTTCTATTGCTCCTATTTTTACCTTTTCTTCGATTTGAGCCAGTGTTTCGGGGGCGCCGCGAAAGCGGTCGCGACGATGTAAGAGATAAACATGTTCGGCAATGTCAGAAAGAGACAAGGCCCAGTCTAGGGCTGAGTCTCCGCCACCAGCAATAAGAAGGCGCTTGCCCGCAAA comes from Aristophania vespae and encodes:
- a CDS encoding putative quinol monooxygenase — protein: MAMKNLYATMRALPDCREKLRTLLTGLAHNVRNEPGNVRFVVYTLAEDPDLFHVEETYKDEDAFRAHMATEHGKIFNNAIKTLVENGGSKVVFLDLVI